CAGCAGGCCGCGGCCTCGGCCCGGCTGCTGGACATCCTGCTGGAGGGACTGCGGTCACGGCCGGCGTGAGAGCGCGGTGCCGTGGGGACGGAGAGTCCTCCTTCCCCGAACGGCTGAGCGTCACCACTCCGTCGCCCGAAAACCCCACGGACGAGTGATGGTCCGCATCGTGGGGTTCTCACCGGAAGCCGGTATGGCACGCTGACCCGGTGTTCGGGACTGGCTGGTCGGGTGGCGGAGGCCTTCCGCGATGAGTGTGGACGGGCGGGACGGGTCACTCGGTGACGACGTCACCGGACCCGGCGGTCCGCCGCAGGTTCCGGGCCAGGGCGGACCGGCCCAGGTCCCGCGGCGCGGCACTCCGGCGGAGGGTGGTGTCCCGGCCCAGCGCGAGTTGCACGAGGACAGCGTCCTCCCGCCGCTCCGCGAGCCGTACGACGACGGTGTGCTGCCCCCGCCGCGCGAGCTGCCGTCCTCCGACGCGGAGCTGATCGGGCGGATGCGCTCGGGCGACGACACGGCCTACGAGGAGCTGTACCGGCGCCACGCGGACGCGGTGCGCCGGTACGCGCGCACCTGCTGCCGTGACGCCCACACCGCGGACGACCTGACCGCCGAGGTCTTCGCCCGCATGCTCCAGGCGGTGCGCGGCGGATCGGGCCCGGAGCACGCCGTGCGCGCCTACCTCCTCACCGCGGTCCGGCGCGTCGCCGCCGGCTGGACCCGGTCGGCGGGACGGGAGCATCTGGTCGACGACTTCGCGGTGTTCGCCGCACAGTCCGCGCACACCCCCCGGACGCCGGACGACGACACGCTGGAACTGGGCGCCGACGTCCGCGCCATGCACGAGGCCGAGCAGTCGATGGCCATGCGGGCCTTCCGTTCCCTGCCGGAGCGGTGGCAGGCCGTGCTGTGGCACACGGAGGTCGAGGACGAGTCGCCGAGCGAGGTGGCCGTGCTCTTCGGGCTGGACGCCAATGGCACCCGTGTGCTCGCCAGCCGCGCCCGTGAGGGCTTGAAGCAGGCCTATCTCCAGGCCCACGTCAGCGACGCCCTCGCCACCGACGAGCTGTGCGCCCGGTACGCCGACCAGCTCGGCACCTACGCGCGCGGCAGGCTGCGCACCCGGGCCGAACGGGGTCTGCGCAAGCACCTGGAGGAGTGCGCCAGGTGCCGGCTGGCCGCCACGCAGATCGAGGAGGTCGCGAGCGGTATCCCGGCCGTGGTTCCGGTCGCGGTCATCGGCTGGTTCGGCGCCGCCGGGTACGCCAAGGCGGCGGGGCTCGTCGCCGGGAGCGCGGGCGCCGGTGCGGCGGGTGCGGCAGCGGCGGGCGGTGGTGGCGGCGCGGCGGCCTCCGAGGGCCTGAGCGCGCCGGTGAAGGCGGGGATCGCGGCCGGTGTCGTGGCGGTGGCCGCCGCGGCCGCGCTGGTCTTCGCGCTGGCCGGCGACGACGCCCCGACCGAACAGCCGCCACAGGCGGGCCCGCCCGCCTCTTCACCGGTGGCCGAACCCGCCCCGAACACCCCCACACCCCCCACCCGCCCCCACCCCCCGGCGTCCGCCCCCCCACCCTCCCCTCCCCCACCCCCCAGCCCCACCACCCCGACACCCACACCCACACCCACCACACCGGCGTCCGCCCCGAAGCCCACCCCCACTCCCTCACCCACGCCCACCCCCACACCACCCCCCGAGCCGCCACCCCCGACACCACCACCCGCCCCGGCCGTCTACCAGTGGAACGAGCTGGCGTACGACATCACCGGCGACGGCACCGGCCCCGAGATGCGGCTGGCCGGGAGCAGCTGGGTGTGGCAGCGGTCCGCCCTGTCGATCGGCGGCGAGCGGTACGCCCACGGAGTAACGGTGCACGGCCGCTCCTCCGTGACCATCGCCCTCAACCGCCCCTGTTCGTCCTACGACGCACTCGTAGGCACCGACGACCTGACGATGAAGCTCGGCAAGGTCCACTTCTCCGTGTACGCCGACGGCACCCGCCTGTGGAGCTCGGGCCCGGTCGAGGGCGGAGACCCGGCGGTACCCGTCCACGTGGACCTCACGGGGCGCGAGACCGTACGCCTGGTGGTCGAGCCGCACGAGCCCTTCGACTCCCTGGCGCTGGCGGACTGGGCCCAGTCGCGATTCAGCTGCGCGTAGGCGCGTACGGCGAGAAGGGGCCGTGCCGGGGGGTGCCCGCCCGCAGCGGTTGGCGCGTCAACGGACGGAACCCTGTTCCCCGACCGATTCCGCGCCGTTCCGAGGACGGACACCCCCTGGCACGGCCCCGACCCACAGACCACGCACCGCGCAACGCGCACCACCCCCGAACCCGCACCGGCCGCCGCAGGCAAGACACCCGCACCACCCCCGAACCCGCACAGGCGCCGCAGGCGCCCCGCACCCCACCAAACCCCCGCAGGCCGCCGCAGGCACCCCGCCCAACCGCCGGAGGCCCCCGCAGGCACCCCGCCCAACCGCGGGAGGCCCCGTCACCCCCGCCGCACAACCGCCCCCGCCCCACCCAACGCCCCCCGCTGCGGAGCGATCCCCGCCGGTACCGCCCGCTGCCGAGCCGGCGTCCCCGTCCAGCAGGTCCCCCGGCGGGCGAGCAGCCGCCGCAGCCACAGCTCCAGCGAGACCAGGTCCGCCAGCCCCGCCAGCGGCAGCGCCTCACCCGCGGCCGCCGCCCGCACCGCCTTGCGCACGACCCGCGCCTCCACCAGCCCCGCCTCCGCGAGCAGCGGCGTGTCGAACAGCTCCAGCAGCGAGTCCGCGGCCACCCGCAGCCCCGTCCGCGCCGCGGAGGCCGCCACCGCCTGCGAGGGCGCCCCCCAGCCGCTCGGCAACTCGCTGACCCCGGCCCCTTCCAGCACCCTGCGCAGAATCGCCGCCCGCGCCCCCGGCTGCACCCGCAGCGCCTCCGGCAGCGCACGGCAGGCGCGGACGACCTGGTTGTCGAGGAACGGCGTGTGCAGTCGCTGGAAGCGGATCTCGGCGGCCTGCTCCAGCACCCGCACGTCCGCCGCCTGCCGGGCCAGCGCCGCCCGCGCGCGGAAGTCACCGGGCCGCTGCCCGGGGCCCACCCCGGACCGCTGCGAGGACGTCTGGAGGCGAACCGATACTTCAGCCAGCGCCTCCCCCGTCAGCCACCGCGCCGCCGGCCCGGGCCCCGCCCAGGTGAGCACGGCGAGCGAGGCCTCCATGGCCCCGCCACCGTCCGACGGCGCGTCGAAGCGCCGGCGCAGCAGCCGCTCGGCGAGCACCTCCAGCCCGGTGCGGTACGGCGTCCGCGCCAGCCGCCGGGCCGCGCCGTACACGCGCGCGGGGACCAGCACCGAGCCGTCCGCCTTGGCCAGCGCGGCGACCGGCCGCACGAGATGGCGCCGCTTGCGGTCCATCAGCAGGTCGGCCAGCCGCGCCGGGTGCGCGTCCAGCACCTGCCGCGCCCCGTACCCCGTGAAGTGGTCGGCGCTGCCCGCGGCCAGCCGCGCCCGGTGCCGGGCCGCCGCGACCAGGACCGAGCCCGGTTCGTCCGTCAGCGGCCCGTCCAGCGCGGCGTACGGCAGCACCTCCTCGCCGCCCGCGACGACCACGTGGTGCAGCCGCGGGTTGGCCGCCAGCGCGCCCGCCCGCTCCAGCTCGGCCTCCTGCCCGCCGACGGCGAGGTCGTTGAAAGTGACGGCCAGCAGTCGCTCGCCCGCCCCGGTGCCGTGCCCGAGCACGGTCCCCGGCATCCCGGGCAGCCCCGCGGCCAGCAGCGCCAGCGTTCCCGAGGCAGGCCCGCCGGACAGGTCGGCGCCGATCCCCGGGACCGGCATCCCGCGCGCGGCACGCCGTTCCGCGGGCCCCATGCCGGGCACCGGGCCGGGGTCGATACCGTCGCCGGGAACGTGCCGGGGCGCGGCGAGGCGGGTGCGCACGGCCTCCACCAGGGCGTCCCGGACACCGTCCACCGCCCGGTCGGGGTCGGCCGAGGGCGCCGCCACGGCGAGCGAGGCCTGCTGCTCGTACCCGGCGATCTCACGCGCCCCGGCGCGCAGGATCAGCGCATGCCCCGGCGGAACGCGCTTCACGCCGTCGTACGGGGTGGAGTCGTCCAGCGCGGCCGGCACGTCGGGGGCGGCGAGCAGCGCGGCGAGGTGGCCGAAGTCGAGGTTGGCCTCCACGAGGTCGGCCAGGGGCAGCGCGGCCGTCGCGTACGCCGTGCCGCGCTCCCACGGGGTGTGGAACACCGGGCGCGCGCCCGCGAGGTCACCGCAGACCGTGATCCGCCGCCCCACCTGGACGACGGCCGTGTAGCTGCCGGGCCACGCCGTCAGGTGCCGAAGTGCCCCTCCGCGCGCGGCGAACAGTCCGACGCGCAGCTGTTCGTCGGTCGCGCCGCAGATACCGAGGACGGCGATCCGGGTCTGAGGATCGACCGTGACGACGCGCACCTCGTCGGGGCGCCAGTCGCCGACCGCCCACAGGGGATCGGGGTCGCCCCACAACGGCTGGGCGCCCACGGGCTGTACGGTCTCGCCGTCGTACCCGGTGGCCCCCGCGGAGCCGCCCGCCCCGGCGATCCCCGCTGCTCCCACGGCGGCGCTGCTCCACCCCACCAACCACCGCATCGACGCCTCCACAGGCTGGGGACAACCAGTGCACCGTACGAACTGGTCCCATGCTGCCATGAAGGGCGCGCCGCAGAGCATCGGCGGAGCCGCATGTGCTCCCGTGAACGCGCCTCCTCGGGTATCCACCCGAGGAGGTCGACTCCCTGTCCGGAGGGCGTGAAGACGACGCGAATGCGCCCCCACAACGCGCCCTTTGGCTACCCGACGCGCCCTCAACTCCCGTGGTGAGGGCCGTGGAACCCCGGAAACGACAGGGGCGGTTTTCAGCCAAATCGGCGTCACGCGGACACGTTCGAACACGCTCCGTACAGGCTTTGCGCACCGCCCGGCGGTGCGCGGTCCGGGAGGCGAGGCACACCCCCCGGACCCGTCCGCCGCCCGCGGGGATGTAGGCGGCGGTGTCCCCCAGCCCACTGGATCCAGTACAGCGGGCCGACCCACGCGTCGCCCATGGAACCGCTCCCCCGGTGGCCGGAGAAGAGCGCACGGGCGGGCGCACGGCCACACACCGGGAGCACGCGGCAACGGACCGTACAGGCACCGCACTTCAGTACGGACCACAATCCCGCCATCCGGAACAATGCCTCTTAACGCATGGGATCCGGCGAACTACGCTGGGTTTACGAATGCCGCATGGTTATGCCAGCGCGGCAGCCGTCTGTGTCGAGGGGTGGCGCATGTCCAGGGAGCAACGCGGGCCGAACGAAAAGCTCGGCACCGTTCTCGCCCTCGCGGGAATCAGCAACGCCGGCCTCGCCCGGCGGGTCAACGACCTCGGCGCTCAACGCGGGTTGACGCTTCGCTACGACAAGACGTCGGTGGCGCGCTGGGTGTCGAAGGGCATGGTGCCGCAGGGTGCCGCGCCGCACCTCATCGCCGCCGCCATCGGCCAGAAGCTCGGCCGCCCGGTGCCGCTCCACGAGATCGGCCTGGCGGACGCGGACCCCGCTCCCGAAGTGGGCCTCGCCTTCCCCCGGGACGTCGGCCAGGCGGTCAGGTCCGCCACCGAGCTGTACCGTCTCGACCTCGCCGGACGCCGCGCGGGCGGCGGCATCTGGCAGTCCCTCGCCGGATCGTTCGCCGTGAGCGCGTACGCGACACCCGCCTCGCGATGGCTGATAACCCCGGCCGACAGCTCGGTGGCGCGCGACGCGAGCCCGGCCGAGGGCTCCGGCGCACCGCTCAAAGTCGGCCACAGTGACGTGCAGAAGCTGCGGGAGGCCGCCGAGGACGCCCGCCGCTGGGACTCCAAGTACGGTGGCGGCGACTGGCGTTCGTCGATGGTCCCCGAGTGCTTACGCGTCGAGGCGGCCCCGCTGCTCCTCGGCTCCTACTCCGACGAGGTGGGCCGCGCCCTGTTCGGCGCCTCGGCGGAACTGACCCGCCTGGCGGGCTGGATGGCCTTCGACACCGGCCAGCAGGAGGCGGCCCAGCGGTACTACATCCAGGCCCTGCGGCTGGCCCGCGCCGCGGCCGACGTGCCCCTGGGCGGCTACGTGCTCGCCTCCATGTCGCTCCAGGCCACCTACCGCGGCTTCGGCGACGAGGGCGTGGACCTGGCCCAGGCCGCCCTCGAACGCAACCGCGGCCTGGCCACGGCGCGCACCATGAGCTTCTTCCGCCTGGTCGAGGCCCGCGCACACGCGCGTGCGGGCGACGCCCCGGCGGCCGGGGCCGCC
This region of Streptomyces ambofaciens ATCC 23877 genomic DNA includes:
- a CDS encoding sigma-70 family RNA polymerase sigma factor: MSVDGRDGSLGDDVTGPGGPPQVPGQGGPAQVPRRGTPAEGGVPAQRELHEDSVLPPLREPYDDGVLPPPRELPSSDAELIGRMRSGDDTAYEELYRRHADAVRRYARTCCRDAHTADDLTAEVFARMLQAVRGGSGPEHAVRAYLLTAVRRVAAGWTRSAGREHLVDDFAVFAAQSAHTPRTPDDDTLELGADVRAMHEAEQSMAMRAFRSLPERWQAVLWHTEVEDESPSEVAVLFGLDANGTRVLASRAREGLKQAYLQAHVSDALATDELCARYADQLGTYARGRLRTRAERGLRKHLEECARCRLAATQIEEVASGIPAVVPVAVIGWFGAAGYAKAAGLVAGSAGAGAAGAAAAGGGGGAAASEGLSAPVKAGIAAGVVAVAAAAALVFALAGDDAPTEQPPQAGPPASSPVAEPAPNTPTPPTRPHPPASAPPPSPPPPPSPTTPTPTPTPTTPASAPKPTPTPSPTPTPTPPPEPPPPTPPPAPAVYQWNELAYDITGDGTGPEMRLAGSSWVWQRSALSIGGERYAHGVTVHGRSSVTIALNRPCSSYDALVGTDDLTMKLGKVHFSVYADGTRLWSSGPVEGGDPAVPVHVDLTGRETVRLVVEPHEPFDSLALADWAQSRFSCA
- a CDS encoding asparagine synthase-related protein yields the protein MRWLVGWSSAAVGAAGIAGAGGSAGATGYDGETVQPVGAQPLWGDPDPLWAVGDWRPDEVRVVTVDPQTRIAVLGICGATDEQLRVGLFAARGGALRHLTAWPGSYTAVVQVGRRITVCGDLAGARPVFHTPWERGTAYATAALPLADLVEANLDFGHLAALLAAPDVPAALDDSTPYDGVKRVPPGHALILRAGAREIAGYEQQASLAVAAPSADPDRAVDGVRDALVEAVRTRLAAPRHVPGDGIDPGPVPGMGPAERRAARGMPVPGIGADLSGGPASGTLALLAAGLPGMPGTVLGHGTGAGERLLAVTFNDLAVGGQEAELERAGALAANPRLHHVVVAGGEEVLPYAALDGPLTDEPGSVLVAAARHRARLAAGSADHFTGYGARQVLDAHPARLADLLMDRKRRHLVRPVAALAKADGSVLVPARVYGAARRLARTPYRTGLEVLAERLLRRRFDAPSDGGGAMEASLAVLTWAGPGPAARWLTGEALAEVSVRLQTSSQRSGVGPGQRPGDFRARAALARQAADVRVLEQAAEIRFQRLHTPFLDNQVVRACRALPEALRVQPGARAAILRRVLEGAGVSELPSGWGAPSQAVAASAARTGLRVAADSLLELFDTPLLAEAGLVEARVVRKAVRAAAAGEALPLAGLADLVSLELWLRRLLARRGTCWTGTPARQRAVPAGIAPQRGALGGAGAVVRRG